The Leptolyngbya subtilissima AS-A7 genome includes a region encoding these proteins:
- a CDS encoding nitrate ABC transporter ATP-binding protein (This model describes the ATP binding subunits of ATP-binding cassette (ABC) transporters for nitrate transport, or for bicarbonate transport, in bacteria and archaea.), whose amino-acid sequence MAVFVEVDHIDRVFKLPHGGEYIALKNIDLQIHKGEFVSLVGHSGCGKSTLLNILSGLDQPSAGGVVLEGRQVTEPGPDRMVVFQNYSLLPWLTVRENIALAVDRVMKKHPQAVRDRMIDHHIEMVGLQKAAHKRPGQISGGMKQRVAIARALAIRPKLLLLDEPFGALDALTRGGLQEQLMQICQENEVTCVMVTHDVDEALLLSDRIVLMTNGPEAHVGQIVDVPFPRPRERMEVVKHPNYYSLRNEIVYFLNQQKRAKLHKAKPVVAVAANGLEKVNLELGFIPLVDCAPLVVAKEKGLFEAHGLSNVTLNREPSWNAIADGVATGRLDAAMMVAGMPLGMTLGYGNQRPRPMVSALTLSRNGNAITFSKRLFDAGVRSLADFKAAIDRRPDQVHTLAAVHPTSMHNLLLRYWLAAGGIDPDRDVSVTVIPPAQMVSTLKSGSIDGYCVGEPWNARAVSEGLGVVMATDNDIWPGHLEKVLGVTEAWAEQYPKTHVALVKALLEACEYCDDRRNREEIADLLCKPEYVGADEAHIRQGFLDPYDRGDGSQPEQVLNYIQFFTGKANYPDVSEAVWMMTQMARWGITPFPRNWLAVAERVKRADIFGQAARELGLVDTGRDRHPIHLFDGPVFDPDEPLKYLDQFAIKRDLRIEEVLMDAVTIR is encoded by the coding sequence ATGGCTGTCTTTGTTGAAGTTGACCACATCGATCGCGTCTTTAAGCTGCCCCACGGCGGCGAGTACATTGCCCTCAAAAACATTGACCTGCAAATTCACAAGGGGGAATTTGTCTCGCTAGTTGGCCACTCGGGCTGCGGCAAATCGACCCTGCTCAACATTCTCTCGGGCCTCGACCAGCCCAGCGCGGGCGGCGTTGTGCTCGAGGGGCGGCAGGTCACAGAACCTGGCCCCGATCGCATGGTGGTGTTTCAAAACTACTCGTTGCTGCCCTGGCTGACGGTGCGCGAAAACATCGCCCTGGCGGTAGACCGGGTGATGAAGAAGCACCCCCAGGCGGTGCGCGATCGCATGATCGACCACCACATCGAGATGGTTGGTCTGCAAAAGGCAGCCCACAAGCGCCCTGGCCAAATCTCCGGCGGCATGAAACAGCGGGTGGCGATCGCCCGCGCCCTAGCTATTCGCCCCAAGCTGCTGCTGCTGGATGAACCTTTTGGGGCCTTGGATGCGCTGACCCGCGGCGGGCTGCAAGAGCAGCTGATGCAGATTTGCCAGGAGAACGAAGTTACCTGCGTCATGGTCACCCACGATGTGGATGAGGCGCTACTGCTGAGCGATCGCATCGTGCTAATGACCAACGGCCCCGAGGCCCACGTCGGCCAGATTGTCGATGTGCCCTTTCCCCGGCCCCGCGAGCGCATGGAGGTGGTCAAGCACCCCAACTACTACAGCCTGCGCAACGAGATTGTCTACTTCCTCAACCAGCAGAAGCGGGCCAAGCTGCACAAGGCCAAGCCCGTGGTGGCCGTGGCCGCCAACGGCCTGGAGAAGGTGAATCTGGAGTTGGGCTTTATCCCCCTGGTAGATTGCGCGCCTCTGGTAGTAGCCAAAGAAAAGGGCCTGTTTGAGGCCCACGGCCTGAGCAATGTAACGCTCAACCGCGAGCCGAGCTGGAATGCGATCGCCGACGGCGTGGCCACCGGTCGCCTCGACGCCGCCATGATGGTAGCTGGCATGCCCCTGGGCATGACCCTGGGCTACGGCAACCAGCGCCCCCGACCCATGGTCAGCGCCCTCACCCTCAGCCGCAACGGCAATGCCATTACCTTCAGCAAGCGGCTGTTTGATGCCGGGGTGCGCAGCCTTGCCGACTTCAAAGCAGCGATCGATCGCCGCCCTGACCAGGTGCACACCCTGGCGGCGGTACACCCCACCTCAATGCACAACCTGCTGCTGCGCTACTGGCTGGCCGCTGGCGGCATTGACCCCGATCGCGATGTCAGCGTCACGGTGATTCCGCCGGCGCAGATGGTCTCGACCCTCAAGTCGGGCTCCATCGACGGCTATTGCGTCGGTGAACCCTGGAATGCCCGCGCCGTTAGCGAAGGGCTGGGCGTGGTAATGGCGACCGACAACGACATCTGGCCTGGCCACCTGGAGAAAGTGCTGGGCGTCACCGAAGCCTGGGCCGAACAGTATCCCAAAACCCATGTGGCCCTAGTCAAAGCGCTGCTCGAAGCCTGCGAATACTGCGACGATCGCCGCAACCGCGAAGAAATTGCCGACCTGCTCTGCAAACCCGAGTACGTTGGGGCCGATGAAGCCCACATTCGCCAGGGCTTCCTAGACCCCTACGATCGCGGCGACGGCAGCCAGCCCGAGCAGGTGCTCAACTACATTCAGTTCTTTACCGGCAAGGCCAACTACCCCGATGTCTCTGAGGCGGTGTGGATGATGACCCAGATGGCCCGCTGGGGCATTACCCCCTTTCCCCGCAACTGGCTAGCCGTGGCCGAGCGGGTGAAGCGGGCCGACATCTTTGGCCAGGCTGCCCGCGAGCTGGGGCTGGTGGATACGGGGCGCGATCGCCACCCCATTCATCTGTTCGATGGCCCGGTCTTTGACCCTGACGAGCCGCTGAAATACCTGGATCAGTTCGCCATCAAGCGCGACCTACGCATCGAAGAAGTGCTAATGGATGCCGTGACTATCCGCTAA
- the ntrB gene encoding nitrate ABC transporter permease, with the protein MTAPLDIRPARSRFNLQKLANSSLDSLKALIPPVVAILIFLVIWQVLTMGPDANLPTPVRTVQDTWELIINPFFNYGGTDKGLFWQVWTSLQRVALGFTLAAVVGIALGILVGTSSLMYSALDPLFQILRTVPPLAWLPISLAAFQQANPSAIFVIFITAIWPIIINTTEGVRQIPQDYNNVARVLQLSKSQYFFKILFPATVPYIFTGLRIGIGLSWLAIVAAEMLIGGVGIGFFIWDAWNSSRISDIIIAILYVGIVGLLLDRLIVFIGGLVLPEEEKQ; encoded by the coding sequence CAAGGCACTGATTCCGCCGGTGGTGGCGATTCTAATCTTCTTGGTGATCTGGCAAGTGCTCACTATGGGGCCTGACGCCAACCTGCCCACCCCAGTGCGCACGGTGCAAGACACCTGGGAGCTGATCATCAACCCCTTCTTCAACTACGGTGGCACCGACAAAGGCCTGTTTTGGCAGGTGTGGACCAGTCTGCAACGGGTAGCCTTGGGCTTTACCCTGGCGGCGGTTGTGGGCATCGCTCTGGGCATTTTGGTAGGCACCAGCTCATTGATGTATAGCGCCCTCGACCCGCTCTTTCAAATCCTGCGGACGGTGCCGCCCCTAGCCTGGCTGCCAATTTCGCTGGCGGCGTTTCAGCAGGCCAATCCTTCCGCTATTTTCGTGATTTTCATCACGGCAATCTGGCCCATCATCATCAACACCACCGAGGGTGTGCGCCAAATTCCCCAGGACTACAACAACGTAGCGCGGGTGCTCCAGCTGTCTAAGTCGCAGTACTTCTTTAAGATTCTGTTTCCTGCTACCGTGCCATACATTTTCACGGGCCTCAGAATAGGCATTGGTCTGTCTTGGCTGGCGATCGTGGCGGCTGAGATGCTGATTGGCGGCGTGGGCATCGGCTTCTTCATCTGGGATGCCTGGAACAGCTCCCGCATCAGCGACATTATCATCGCCATTCTCTACGTCGGCATTGTCGGCCTGCTGCTCGATCGCCTGATTGTGTTTATTGGCGGCCTAGTGCTGCCCGAAGAGGAAAAGCAGTAG